The nucleotide sequence ACTTTTAGCAGTTTACACATTAGCTTAACATCATGTTTGTCCTTATTATCATATATGAATTTAAAGATAGAATCTACTTTTTCACGAATATGGTCATGGCTTTTTTTAGTAGTTCATTTTCCTCCTTAATCCTAGCTATCTCCTGTTTCAATGCTTTATATTCTTTCATAGTTACAACTTCACCTTCATCAATAGTAACAGGCCTAGATTTTTTTATCCAACCGTTAATAGTAGACTTTGAAATGCTATATTCCCTACTTAGCTCTGCTAAATTTTTTCCTCAATTATATAGCTCTACTATTGTATTTTTAAATTCATCTGTATATTTATTTTGATTTCTTGCCATTTTGTAGACACATCCTCTCTCTAATTTTATTTTAATTTGTTCGAGTTATTGTGTCTACAAAACTATACCAGCACAATGTATCTTTCCACTAATAAAAAGTCCACTTTAATTACTATGCATACTAATATCATTTTACAAAATATACAATAAATCATGTCTATATAAATTCATTTGTCTCCTCCCATTAATCACACACCCTCTCCAACACTACCCCATCCTTAAATCCCCCTCTCTCTTCTCTCTTCTCTTCCCTCTTCTTCATAAGCTCCTCTTCACTATACCCCAAACTCTCAGCCAACCCAAAAAGTACTTCCATTACATCCGCCAGCTCTTCCAGGTTTTTATCCTTTAAGAACTCTCCAACTTCCTCCTGAAGCTTGGCTTCCAGTAACTTATAGTGTTCTTCTTTATCAGCTATGCGGATCTCACATTTCTTGCCACTGGCTTTTATCACCTGTGGTATCTTATCTCTAACTAGTTTGTTATATATCTTCATCTTTACTCTCCAATCTTTCTTTATAAAATCTTCTTGTTCTATAACCTATTGTATCTTTAAAATGTCTTAAAAACTGGCTATTATTCTTAAAATCAGCCAACTTATCACTCAAACAGTATAGCCCATCCTTTTCGTAGAAAAACTCAGAGGCACCGTTTATAAAAGCATCCTTTGGATTTTTAGCTATTCTTAAATATTCTTTTTCTCCAAAGCTCTTATAGTTTTTTGTACTTGCATTTCTTAAAAGGTCTATTCCGTTTGACCCACGATTGTAAAAATCCCTAAAGTTCTCGTATATGTCCTTATCAGTAAGCTCTAATTTTAGCCTGCCCTTATTATAAAATGCAAGCAGCAGAGGCATCTTATAGGTTTGTGTCATAACTGTTGTTTCTATCTTTTTCAAGAAGTCATGTGCCACAGTTCCGACAAGGCCATTTTCCTCTTCTTCCAGTTCTTCTATTCTATCCAAAAATCCCAAATAATCATTCAGCACATTTACCTTAGCCTTACTC is from Clostridium thermarum and encodes:
- a CDS encoding nucleoside triphosphate pyrophosphohydrolase; the encoded protein is MKIYNKLVRDKIPQVIKASGKKCEIRIADKEEHYKLLEAKLQEEVGEFLKDKNLEELADVMEVLFGLAESLGYSEEELMKKREEKREERGGFKDGVVLERVCD